In Actinomadura luteofluorescens, the sequence GTCACCGCGCTGGCGTTCCAGCTCATGCGGCATGTGTGGCCGGCATGGGCCGCGCTCAAGGGCACCCGGGCCGGGGAGGCGCCGGAATGACCACCGTGACGACCCCTGACGGCACTCGCCTGGCGGTCGAGGTGGAAGGGGCCGGCCCGCCCCTGCTCTTCCTGCACGAGGTGGCCGGTGACCTGCACGACTGGCGCGCGCAGGTGGCGCATTTCGCCGACCGGTACACCTGCGTCCGTTACAACGCGCGCGGCTACCCGCCGTCTGACGTCCCAGCCGCCCCGGACAGCTACGGGCAGCACATCGCCGTCCAGGACGCGATCGCCGTCCTGGACGGGCTCGGCTTCGACGCCGCCCACGTCGTAGGTCTCTCGATGGGTGGCTTCTGTGCCGTCCACCTGATGCTGCAGCGCCCGGAACGCTGCCTCAGCGCGACGGTGGCCGGGGCAGGCTACGGCTCGGCGCCGCACCAGCGGACCGGGTTCACCGAAGAGGCGCGCACGGCCGCCCGAATGTTCCGAGAGGACGTGCGGGCCGCCGCGGACGCCTACCAGAACGGCCCCACGCGTGTGCAGTACCGGCTCAAGGACCCCGACGGATGGCGTTCGTTCGGCGAACGGCTCGCCGGACGCGACCCGGTCGGTATGTCGCTGACGTTCTCCCAGGTTCTTGCCGAACGTCCCTCGCTGTACGACCTGCGCGATCGCCTGGCGGCGGTGCGGACCCCCGTCCTGCTGGTCGTCGGCGACGAGGACGACGGTTGCCTCGACGTCAAGGTCATGCTCAAGCGGACCATCCCCAGGGCCGCCCTCGCGGTGCTGCCGCGTACCGGCCACACCCTCAACCTGGAAGAGCCCGCGGCGTTCAACGCGGTGCTCGACGACTTCCTGGACAAGGTCACCCACGGCCGGTGGGCGCCCAGGGACCCCGCCACCCTGGGCCGAGGCCTTGTCGGCATGACGTCCGCACACCCCGAAGCAGAGGAGTTGCCATGACCGCCGATGGAGACGACGCCCTCACCGTCCGCCAACTGCGTCTCGTGATCGAGGCGGAGGACTACGAGGCCGCCGTCGCCTTCTTCCGCGACGCGCTCGGCCTCCCCGAGCAGGCCGCCTTCTCCGGCGAGGGCGACGCCCAGGTCGTGATCCTGGACGCCGGCCGGGCCACGCTCGAGATCGCCAACCCGGCGCAGAAGCGGCTCATCGACGAAGTGGAGGTCGGCCGGCAGGTGGCGCCGAA encodes:
- a CDS encoding alpha/beta fold hydrolase, which gives rise to MTTVTTPDGTRLAVEVEGAGPPLLFLHEVAGDLHDWRAQVAHFADRYTCVRYNARGYPPSDVPAAPDSYGQHIAVQDAIAVLDGLGFDAAHVVGLSMGGFCAVHLMLQRPERCLSATVAGAGYGSAPHQRTGFTEEARTAARMFREDVRAAADAYQNGPTRVQYRLKDPDGWRSFGERLAGRDPVGMSLTFSQVLAERPSLYDLRDRLAAVRTPVLLVVGDEDDGCLDVKVMLKRTIPRAALAVLPRTGHTLNLEEPAAFNAVLDDFLDKVTHGRWAPRDPATLGRGLVGMTSAHPEAEELP
- a CDS encoding VOC family protein encodes the protein MTADGDDALTVRQLRLVIEAEDYEAAVAFFRDALGLPEQAAFSGEGDAQVVILDAGRATLEIANPAQKRLIDEVEVGRQVAPKFRVAFEVGDTRSVNDRLLDAGAEPVAPPTVTPWQSLNARLDAPGGVQITLFEELTTLEERSALDGFGTGQEQSDATGT